A window of the Chlorocebus sabaeus isolate Y175 chromosome 8, mChlSab1.0.hap1, whole genome shotgun sequence genome harbors these coding sequences:
- the VPS28 gene encoding vacuolar protein sorting-associated protein 28 homolog, with protein MFHGIPATPGIGAPGNKPELYEEVKLYKNAREREKYDNMAELFAVVKTMQALEKAYIKDCVSPSEYTAACSRLLVQYKAAFRQVQGSEISTIDEFCRKFRLDCPLAMERIKEDRPITIKDDKGNLNRCIADVVSLFITVMDKLRLEIRAMDEIQPDLRELMETMHRMSHLPPDFEGRQTVSQWLQTLSGMSASDELDDSQVRQMLFDLESAYNAFNRFLHA; from the exons ATGTTTCACGGGATCCCAGCCACTCCGGGCATAGGAG CCCCTGGGAACAAGCCAGAGCTGTatgag GAAGTGAAGTTGTACAAGAACGCCCGGGAGCGGGAGAA GTACGACAACATGGCAGAGCTGTTCGCGGTGGTGAAAACAATGCAAGCCCTGGAGAAAGCCTACATCAAGGACTGCGTCTCCCCCAGCGA GTACACGGCAGCCTGCTCCCGGCTCCTGGTGCAGTACAAAGCTGCCTTCAGGCAGGTTCAGGGCTCAGAAATCAGCACTATTGACGAGTTCTGCCGCAAGTTCCGC CTGGATTGTCCACTGGCCATGGAGCGGATCAAGGAGGACCGACCCATCACCATCAAGGACGACAAGGGCAACCTCAACCGCTGCATTGCTGACGTAGTCTCG CTCTTCATCACGGTCATGGACAAGCTGCGCCTGGAGATTCGCGCCATGGATGAG ATCCAGCCCGACCTGCGAGAGCTGATGGAGACCATGCACCGAATGAGCCACCTCCCGCCCGACTTCGAGGGTCGCCAGACGGTCAGCCAGTG GCTGCAGACCCTGAGCGGCATGTCGGCATCAGACGAGCTGGACGACTCACAGGTGCGTCAGATGCTGTTTGACCTGGAGTCAGCCTACAATGCCTTCAACCGCTTCCTGCATGCCTGA